A genomic region of Sulfobacillus acidophilus DSM 10332 contains the following coding sequences:
- a CDS encoding CheW domain protein (PFAM: CheW-like domain~InterPro IPR002545~KEGG: mmr:Mmar10_0659 CheW protein~PFAM: CheW-like protein~SPTR: CheW protein), translating to MNEQLLAVRVGPYLFGAPVSSVTEILAKPSVTRIPRTPSVIAGVAVVRGQPLAVLTLRPALDLPPEDVTLALRWGGHRGAALVAVDQVESLWNPQNPLPPELWQGLVPTHVAGWIPRAYRTGNEWLWEWAEDLPDRLQDMAVAHATGA from the coding sequence ATGAATGAGCAATTACTCGCGGTGCGGGTGGGTCCCTATTTGTTTGGTGCGCCGGTGTCATCCGTTACCGAGATCTTGGCGAAACCGTCGGTCACGCGGATTCCCCGCACACCGTCCGTGATCGCCGGGGTCGCCGTCGTGCGCGGCCAGCCGCTGGCCGTATTGACGTTACGGCCGGCGCTCGATCTACCGCCGGAAGACGTGACGTTGGCCCTTCGCTGGGGCGGACATCGGGGAGCCGCACTCGTCGCCGTGGATCAGGTCGAAAGCCTCTGGAATCCGCAAAATCCTCTGCCACCGGAATTGTGGCAAGGATTGGTGCCGACGCATGTGGCGGGGTGGATCCCGCGCGCCTATCGGACCGGGAACGAATGGTTATGGGAATGGGCCGAGGATTTGCCGGATCGACTGCAGGATATGGCGGTCGCTCACGCTACCGGCGCCTAA
- a CDS encoding CheA signal transduction histidine kinase (PFAM: CheW-like domain; Histidine kinase-, DNA gyrase B-, and HSP90-like ATPase; Response regulator receiver domain; Hpt domain~COGs: COG0643 Chemotaxis protein histidine kinase and related kinase~InterProIPR008207:IPR003594:IPR002545:IPR001789:IPR 004105~KEGG: azc:AZC_0661 CheA signal transduction histidine kinases~PFAM: ATP-binding region, ATPase-like; Signal transduction histidine kinase, phosphotransfer (Hpt) region; Signal transduction histidine kinase, subgroup, homodimeric; CheW-like protein; Signal transduction response regulator, receiver region~SMART: ATP-binding region, ATPase-like; Signal transduction histidine kinase, phosphotransfer (Hpt) region; CheW-like protein; Signal transduction response regulator, receiver region~SPTR: CheA signal transduction histidine kinases), giving the protein MRFHEVKWDSDEERSLFLEEATELLNALEQGALDTPPPLDAMFRAAHTLKGSGGMLGLTEWVERAHHLEDAMDRRGRPDWRWTPQLQQLVLDTVDALRAELEGRAVAVEKPLVWWELEWSPQCAMPGVRAYQAWQVIHDLAPGTVSDPPLERLSDWTGTVSRLGIPSTLSEEAVRAALMMVDDLANAKALDVVDVSDAQSAGEVSPDGGDTAKGVTSPERREATIRIGAETLERILEGLGELLLDHGQLDHLWGSQADPTTKGVLDHLRRRALDLQDLTLRARMLPLDTLFKQYPRAVHDIARKLNKKIRLETSGGETELDRLVMDRLHEPLLHLLRNACDHGIEDPGTRTRAGKPETGTIRLSAEASQGHVHVRIVDDGRGIDWGRLRDKAVRQGWLSADEAQRATEDQLSELLFRPGVSTAEQITDLSGRGVGLDVVRAFLDEIHGTITVESQPGQGTTFHLELPMTMAIMTALIVEAGPWTVGLPILTVERIEEAAQAALGSALGRPAVPDQEAPLPVYPLAALLDATVSHEDHYVVRVKDGRTQAALAVDEVRGQQEVVVKPVAGLTMTPWLSGVALLGDGRLALMVDVRRLVPTAIGERERVHDDPVLRAGSNQMELLVFQLSDGQRYGINVYKTREVLPGADVTEVPGQHPWLDGFLRLRGQTVPVVSLHRALGLPQPETAGVIVITEFNHTVQAFPVDQVERMVRVSWDQVEPLPAVLDAADADHRRFTGLIDHAELGPIQLIDFEQILAQVAPPAYPAPDQVGVPSMGGQMIWLADDSRVARQQVEKALEPLGVTVRSFGDGQELWAAVESGEPLPQLFVLDVEMPQLDGYTLTQKLKHDPRTASFPVLLHTSLSGHWHADRAQQVEADAIVTKFDPARLARTAAGLLLPHPTEAERYVPAFAGAK; this is encoded by the coding sequence ATGCGATTTCACGAAGTCAAATGGGATTCGGACGAAGAACGCAGCTTGTTTTTAGAGGAAGCCACCGAGTTATTAAATGCGTTGGAACAAGGCGCGCTGGATACGCCACCGCCCTTGGACGCCATGTTTCGAGCCGCGCATACGTTGAAGGGATCCGGTGGCATGCTCGGCCTGACGGAATGGGTCGAGCGGGCGCACCACTTAGAGGACGCCATGGATCGTCGGGGACGGCCCGATTGGCGGTGGACCCCCCAACTCCAGCAGTTGGTGTTGGACACGGTGGACGCGCTGCGGGCGGAGTTGGAAGGGCGCGCCGTGGCGGTGGAAAAACCGTTAGTCTGGTGGGAACTCGAGTGGTCGCCGCAATGCGCAATGCCTGGGGTGCGAGCGTACCAAGCTTGGCAGGTCATTCACGATTTGGCGCCGGGTACGGTTAGCGATCCCCCCTTAGAGCGGTTATCCGACTGGACCGGTACGGTGAGCCGTTTGGGCATTCCCTCGACCCTATCGGAAGAGGCGGTCCGGGCCGCGCTGATGATGGTGGACGATTTGGCGAACGCCAAAGCCCTGGACGTTGTCGACGTGTCGGATGCCCAGAGCGCAGGGGAGGTCAGCCCCGACGGGGGCGACACCGCCAAGGGAGTTACCAGCCCCGAACGGCGGGAGGCGACGATTCGCATTGGGGCGGAAACGCTGGAACGCATCCTGGAAGGTTTAGGGGAACTCTTGTTAGATCATGGGCAGTTGGATCATTTGTGGGGCTCCCAAGCCGATCCCACGACCAAAGGGGTCCTGGACCATTTGCGTCGCCGGGCGCTCGACCTGCAGGATTTAACCCTACGGGCGCGCATGCTGCCGTTGGACACCTTATTTAAACAATATCCGCGGGCGGTCCATGATATTGCCCGAAAGCTCAATAAAAAAATTCGGTTGGAAACCAGCGGCGGGGAAACGGAACTGGATCGACTGGTGATGGACCGATTGCATGAACCGCTGCTGCATTTATTACGGAACGCCTGTGATCACGGGATTGAGGACCCCGGGACGCGAACCCGTGCCGGCAAACCGGAAACCGGGACCATCCGGCTCAGTGCGGAAGCCTCTCAAGGCCATGTCCATGTGCGGATTGTGGACGATGGGCGAGGGATTGATTGGGGCCGGCTGCGGGACAAGGCGGTGCGGCAAGGCTGGCTCAGTGCCGACGAGGCTCAACGGGCCACGGAGGATCAGCTATCCGAGCTGTTATTCCGTCCCGGCGTGTCGACGGCCGAACAAATCACCGATTTATCCGGCCGGGGGGTCGGGTTGGATGTGGTCCGGGCCTTTTTAGACGAAATCCATGGCACCATTACGGTCGAAAGCCAGCCGGGGCAAGGGACGACCTTTCATTTGGAGCTTCCCATGACGATGGCGATTATGACGGCCCTAATTGTGGAGGCCGGGCCTTGGACCGTCGGGCTCCCGATTTTAACCGTGGAACGGATTGAAGAAGCGGCACAAGCGGCATTAGGCAGTGCATTGGGCCGACCGGCGGTTCCGGATCAAGAGGCCCCCTTACCGGTTTATCCGTTGGCGGCGTTACTTGATGCGACAGTTAGCCATGAAGACCATTACGTAGTACGGGTGAAGGACGGCCGTACGCAAGCGGCATTAGCGGTCGATGAGGTGCGCGGGCAACAAGAGGTCGTGGTCAAACCGGTGGCCGGGTTGACAATGACGCCTTGGTTGAGTGGGGTGGCTCTATTAGGCGACGGCCGCCTCGCGCTCATGGTCGACGTGCGGCGGTTGGTTCCGACCGCGATTGGCGAGCGGGAGCGGGTGCATGACGATCCGGTCTTACGAGCGGGATCGAATCAAATGGAACTGTTGGTCTTTCAGTTAAGTGACGGTCAACGCTACGGCATTAACGTCTACAAGACCCGAGAGGTCCTGCCGGGGGCGGACGTGACGGAAGTGCCGGGTCAGCATCCGTGGCTGGACGGCTTCTTGCGTCTCCGCGGACAAACGGTGCCGGTGGTCAGTCTCCATCGCGCGTTGGGGTTGCCGCAGCCGGAAACCGCGGGAGTGATCGTCATCACCGAATTTAACCATACGGTGCAGGCTTTCCCCGTCGACCAAGTGGAGCGGATGGTCCGGGTGAGCTGGGATCAGGTGGAACCGCTGCCGGCGGTTTTGGATGCGGCGGACGCGGATCATCGCCGGTTTACCGGTCTCATTGACCATGCGGAACTGGGGCCGATTCAATTAATCGATTTTGAGCAGATTTTGGCGCAAGTGGCTCCCCCGGCCTATCCCGCACCGGATCAGGTGGGCGTACCCTCTATGGGGGGACAGATGATCTGGTTGGCGGACGATTCCCGGGTGGCGCGACAACAAGTGGAAAAGGCTTTAGAGCCCTTAGGGGTCACCGTCCGGAGTTTTGGCGACGGCCAGGAGTTATGGGCGGCCGTGGAATCCGGCGAACCGTTGCCCCAATTGTTTGTGCTGGATGTGGAGATGCCCCAACTCGACGGGTACACCTTGACCCAGAAATTAAAACACGATCCCCGGACGGCGTCTTTTCCGGTATTGCTGCACACGTCCTTGTCGGGGCATTGGCACGCGGATCGGGCTCAGCAAGTCGAGGCGGACGCCATTGTGACGAAATTTGATCCGGCCCGTTTGGCGCGGACGGCGGCCGGCTTGTTATTGCCGCATCCGACCGAAGCCGAACGCTATGTGCCGGCTTTTGCCGGGGCGAAATAA